A window of the Candidatus Omnitrophota bacterium genome harbors these coding sequences:
- a CDS encoding nucleotidyltransferase family protein, protein MRFVQVMRQMMKTREEIIAILSQKKPEWEKRFQLKSLALFGSFARGDQLEQSDVDILVEVDPSIGLEFVTLADSIESSLGVPADVVSKRAIKLRYWKEIENDLIYV, encoded by the coding sequence ATGCGATTCGTCCAAGTCATGAGGCAAATGATGAAAACCCGTGAAGAGATTATAGCGATATTATCCCAAAAGAAGCCGGAATGGGAAAAGCGTTTCCAACTCAAAAGCCTGGCTCTTTTCGGTTCGTTCGCCCGCGGGGATCAACTTGAGCAAAGCGATGTTGACATACTGGTCGAGGTCGATCCAAGCATCGGTCTAGAGTTCGTAACTTTAGCGGATAGCATTGAATCTTCGTTGGGAGTACCTGCTGACGTCGTATCCAAAAGGGCGATCAAACTACGCTATTGGAAAGAGATTGAAAACGACCTGATTTATGTCTAA
- a CDS encoding DUF86 domain-containing protein, giving the protein MDAIERIERFTQNLSFKEYLMDDKTSNAVTWNLEIIGEAANRMPDSFLEQYPMIEWRKIIGLRHRIVHEYFGIDSMLVWRIIQNDLPNLKSSLQSIHNQMNQ; this is encoded by the coding sequence TTGGATGCGATCGAAAGAATCGAACGCTTTACGCAAAACTTATCCTTTAAGGAGTATTTAATGGATGATAAAACTTCGAATGCGGTAACTTGGAATTTGGAAATCATTGGAGAAGCTGCCAATAGGATGCCAGATAGTTTCTTAGAGCAATATCCTATGATCGAATGGCGAAAGATTATTGGTTTGCGCCACCGAATCGTACATGAGTATTTTGGAATCGATTCCATGCTCGTTTGGCGAATTATCCAAAACGATCTTCCTAATTTAAAATCGTCTTTGCAAAGCATCCACAACCAAATGAATCAATAA
- a CDS encoding UbiA-like polyprenyltransferase, translating into MERLKNYLGLVRFSHTVFALPFALASAAAAARGIPGWRETGWILFCMIAARTSAMTFNRIVDCDIDWQNPRTQMRHLPAGIVTKKEAILLWLFSSLLFVLGAYCLNALAFRLSPLALAIICGYSYCKRFTSLSHFVLGLSLGIAPIGAWVGVTGTIGWTSIALAGGVLLWVAGFDVIYALMDEEFDRRIGLNSLVVRFGKRDALRIAFVLHILSAGLIFLFGWLAGLSWIFFVGAALFAALILYEHSLVKPDDLSKVNIAFFNVNGIVSIGLFVFTLADVLWRG; encoded by the coding sequence ATGGAAAGGCTGAAAAATTACCTGGGCTTGGTGCGTTTTTCCCACACCGTCTTTGCGCTCCCCTTCGCTCTCGCCAGCGCGGCGGCGGCGGCGCGCGGGATTCCCGGCTGGCGGGAGACGGGATGGATCTTGTTCTGCATGATCGCGGCGCGCACCAGCGCCATGACCTTCAACCGGATCGTGGATTGCGATATCGACTGGCAAAATCCGCGCACCCAAATGCGGCATCTGCCCGCCGGAATTGTTACGAAGAAAGAAGCGATTCTTCTATGGTTATTCTCTTCATTGCTTTTCGTCCTGGGAGCGTATTGTTTGAATGCATTGGCCTTCCGGCTTTCTCCGTTAGCGCTGGCGATAATTTGCGGCTATTCCTATTGCAAGCGCTTCACATCCCTCTCGCATTTCGTGCTGGGCTTGTCGCTGGGCATTGCGCCGATTGGCGCGTGGGTGGGCGTAACGGGAACCATTGGCTGGACATCCATCGCTCTGGCGGGAGGCGTGCTGTTATGGGTGGCGGGTTTCGACGTGATCTATGCGTTGATGGACGAAGAATTCGACCGGCGCATAGGTCTGAACTCGCTGGTGGTGCGGTTCGGAAAACGCGACGCGCTGCGCATCGCCTTCGTTTTGCACATCCTCAGCGCCGGATTGATTTTCCTCTTTGGATGGCTGGCGGGATTGAGTTGGATATTTTTCGTTGGGGCCGCACTTTTCGCCGCCCTGATTCTCTACGAACATAGTTTAGTAAAGCCGGACGATCTATCCAAAGTGAACATCGCCTTCTTCAACGTCAACGGAATCGTCAGCATCGGCTTGTTCGTCTTTACGCTGGCGGATGTTTTGTGGAGGGGGTAA
- a CDS encoding flavin prenyltransferase UbiX, with amino-acid sequence MYNDHRKIGLAITGASGVIYGLRLLEELAQRNAVVHLTISENARHTARLEMGVEIDLENGRIAGLDDRLYEWVIYHHYSHVGAAPASGSYGLDAAAIVPCSMGTLGRIAAGVSETLIGRMADVMLKERRPLILVPRETPYNLIHLQNMLTLTQAGATILPASPGFYHQPRTIRDLADFIVGRVLEHLGFDGRPLIQGGWGEIHPTATKPHIEPRNAKPHSEEGG; translated from the coding sequence ATGTATAACGATCATCGCAAAATCGGTTTAGCCATCACCGGCGCCAGCGGCGTTATTTACGGTTTGCGCTTGTTGGAAGAACTGGCGCAAAGAAACGCCGTCGTCCATCTCACCATCAGCGAAAACGCCCGGCATACGGCGCGGTTGGAGATGGGCGTGGAGATCGACTTGGAAAATGGCAGGATTGCGGGATTGGACGACCGCTTGTACGAATGGGTGATTTATCATCACTATTCCCATGTGGGCGCTGCGCCCGCTTCCGGCTCCTACGGCCTGGATGCGGCGGCGATCGTTCCTTGCAGCATGGGGACGTTGGGACGCATCGCGGCGGGCGTTTCCGAGACCTTGATCGGACGGATGGCGGACGTGATGCTCAAAGAACGCCGTCCCTTGATCCTTGTTCCCCGGGAAACGCCGTATAATCTAATCCATTTGCAAAACATGCTGACGTTGACGCAGGCTGGAGCGACGATTCTGCCCGCTAGTCCCGGTTTTTACCATCAACCCCGCACGATCCGGGATTTGGCGGATTTCATCGTGGGAAGAGTATTGGAGCATTTGGGATTCGATGGGCGTCCTCTGATTCAAGGCGGATGGGGAGAAATCCATCCCACAGCGACAAAGCCCCATATCGAGCCGCGCAACGCAAAACCTCACAGCGAAGAAGGCGGCTGA
- a CDS encoding DUF2325 domain-containing protein, with product METTELRLILQNCFTPQKLQRILHDVSKGRKLIDSAVEAILNDSEAGAEIAGILDRESENQREKIRSMSARELRSGFSVDFLEPGRKLGLILWALLRDDRLSARTLAREIAVQFTESQIKEEEEAVIDFNMGSFSPEAREILDEISEEIEEDREEAEEPEELRFEEQEENAYEPDLSDEDLDMERILAELEQEERKTAPDEEDSSVEIEFPEEEALENIEILDVEPDIEEEPDIAGLIDESLLDEDEESIDLDLSDRLVEEEEDISPISIDEEMSRGMEEVDKLIAALEEEDKSSVRKGVTTVPIGGVEISLDSLQRACERVFNEPVELVTDENLTRQDKIVVIGKRCGLYVLQGPRYKIEPAQTSYEQSGEPIDISPVSLRAALSKIHDEEVELVPDPDLLSAGIIVFTGKQTGLSVVSNAITKTSLPPWVGPDLEAEIVSPRQAGPSAIDGMNRKIVELEKRIESLVHRPPLPAAPIVIPTPPPLPKAKEPEPEKEMEGDIAEEALSLDDIETEELEPLPEEIPQAVLDESLEEEEESGVSALDELLSEDIGGDLDALLEEETETAEEEADDEMAESLEEEVSEDLELPGNDLNLDELDLDALVEMGEEEEEADTAAESEEEEEIAGGEDELDLDALDLGEDSLEMGELDEDALDEALLGEEISEESLGDDLGLDLDVLQELDKEEKKSGSKKIFNGDRILLLGGEKKHEKEYQKIVKELGGTCEWHLEMDNKSKDEINEAVDRADLIVTLASIADPGILQAASYAKETNKRLFKHHSANPSSVKKKLTQLVEEGKV from the coding sequence ATGGAAACAACCGAACTACGGCTCATTCTCCAAAACTGTTTTACCCCTCAAAAGCTGCAACGAATTCTTCACGACGTCTCTAAGGGACGGAAATTGATCGATTCGGCGGTGGAGGCGATTTTAAACGATAGCGAGGCGGGCGCCGAAATCGCCGGCATTCTCGACCGGGAATCGGAAAATCAACGCGAGAAGATTCGCTCTATGTCCGCCCGCGAACTGCGCAGCGGCTTTTCCGTCGATTTTTTGGAGCCAGGCAGAAAACTCGGCCTGATTTTATGGGCGCTCTTGCGCGACGACCGGTTAAGCGCGCGCACGCTCGCCCGAGAAATCGCGGTTCAATTCACCGAATCCCAAATAAAAGAAGAAGAGGAGGCCGTCATCGATTTCAATATGGGGAGTTTTTCACCCGAAGCCCGTGAAATTTTGGATGAAATCTCGGAAGAGATCGAAGAAGATCGGGAAGAAGCGGAAGAACCGGAAGAACTTCGTTTCGAGGAACAGGAAGAAAATGCTTACGAACCTGATCTTTCCGACGAAGACTTGGATATGGAGCGCATTCTGGCCGAATTGGAACAGGAAGAACGAAAGACTGCGCCGGATGAGGAAGATTCCAGCGTGGAAATCGAATTTCCGGAAGAGGAAGCCTTGGAAAATATCGAAATTCTCGATGTGGAGCCGGATATCGAAGAAGAGCCGGATATAGCCGGATTGATCGACGAATCTCTTCTTGACGAAGATGAAGAATCGATCGATTTGGATCTATCCGATCGACTCGTAGAGGAAGAAGAAGACATATCTCCCATAAGCATCGACGAAGAAATGTCGCGAGGAATGGAAGAAGTGGACAAATTGATCGCCGCTTTGGAAGAAGAGGATAAATCGTCCGTCCGAAAAGGCGTAACCACCGTTCCTATCGGCGGAGTAGAGATTTCTCTCGATTCGCTTCAACGAGCATGCGAACGCGTCTTCAACGAACCCGTCGAGCTGGTCACGGATGAAAACCTTACCCGCCAGGACAAGATCGTCGTCATCGGAAAACGATGCGGCCTCTATGTTCTTCAGGGACCTCGCTATAAGATCGAACCCGCACAGACTTCCTACGAACAATCGGGCGAGCCAATCGATATTTCTCCCGTCAGTCTACGGGCCGCTCTGTCCAAAATTCACGACGAAGAAGTGGAACTCGTTCCCGATCCCGATTTGCTCTCCGCTGGCATTATAGTATTTACAGGCAAACAAACAGGGCTTTCCGTCGTCAGCAACGCCATTACCAAGACGTCTCTGCCTCCTTGGGTGGGACCGGATTTGGAAGCGGAAATCGTTTCTCCCCGCCAAGCGGGTCCGAGCGCCATCGATGGAATGAATCGCAAAATCGTCGAATTGGAGAAGCGGATCGAATCTCTCGTCCATCGTCCGCCTCTTCCCGCCGCTCCCATAGTAATTCCAACCCCTCCGCCTCTCCCCAAAGCGAAAGAGCCGGAACCGGAGAAGGAAATGGAAGGCGATATCGCCGAAGAGGCTCTCTCTCTTGACGACATTGAGACGGAAGAGCTTGAACCTCTGCCTGAGGAAATTCCCCAGGCGGTTTTGGATGAATCGCTGGAAGAAGAGGAAGAGAGTGGAGTTTCGGCGCTGGACGAACTTCTATCCGAAGATATCGGCGGCGATCTCGACGCACTTCTTGAGGAAGAGACGGAGACCGCTGAAGAAGAAGCCGACGATGAGATGGCGGAATCGTTAGAAGAAGAAGTCTCCGAAGATTTGGAATTGCCAGGAAACGATTTGAATCTGGACGAATTGGACTTGGATGCTCTCGTCGAAATGGGCGAGGAGGAAGAAGAAGCAGATACGGCAGCGGAATCGGAGGAGGAAGAAGAAATCGCTGGGGGGGAAGATGAACTGGATCTTGATGCCCTCGATTTAGGCGAGGATTCCTTGGAAATGGGAGAACTGGACGAAGACGCCTTGGATGAGGCGCTCCTAGGCGAAGAGATTAGCGAAGAATCGTTGGGAGACGATCTCGGTCTGGATCTCGATGTTCTGCAAGAACTGGATAAAGAAGAGAAAAAAAGCGGATCGAAGAAGATTTTCAATGGCGACCGCATCCTGCTCCTTGGCGGCGAAAAGAAGCATGAAAAAGAGTATCAAAAAATCGTAAAAGAGTTGGGCGGAACCTGCGAATGGCATCTCGAAATGGACAATAAATCGAAGGATGAGATCAACGAGGCCGTCGACCGCGCCGACCTGATCGTAACGCTCGCTTCCATCGCCGATCCGGGCATTCTGCAAGCGGCCAGTTACGCCAAGGAAACCAACAAGCGGCTTTTCAAACATCATTCCGCCAATCCCAGCAGCGTAAAGAAGAAATTAACGCAACTTGTCGAGGAAGGAAAAGTATAA